In one Limosilactobacillus oris genomic region, the following are encoded:
- a CDS encoding LysR family transcriptional regulator — MVLINDQLTTFIAVAESKSFNKAASQLFISAPGVIKQINALEKNIHVSLFNRTHSGVTLTPAGESFYQDAKKLVAAYTQSINHAQNLAEEKQVVKIGVGPLATGVGTNNLWLEISQKYPNINFQFIPCSCALGSFNEFLAGINSEFDLVSSVYDVNLLRAYSLTATELDLTPLKISVPIQNPLSNKKRLSLDDLK; from the coding sequence ATGGTATTAATAAATGATCAATTAACAACTTTCATTGCTGTAGCGGAGAGCAAGAGCTTCAACAAGGCTGCCAGCCAACTATTCATTTCTGCTCCCGGTGTTATCAAGCAGATCAACGCTTTGGAGAAAAACATTCATGTCTCCCTCTTCAATCGAACCCACAGCGGGGTCACATTAACGCCAGCTGGCGAATCTTTCTACCAGGATGCCAAGAAATTGGTAGCTGCTTATACCCAATCAATTAATCATGCCCAAAACCTTGCCGAAGAAAAGCAGGTTGTCAAAATCGGTGTCGGCCCATTAGCGACCGGCGTGGGAACAAATAATTTATGGCTGGAGATTAGTCAAAAATACCCCAATATCAATTTTCAATTCATCCCTTGCTCATGTGCCCTGGGGAGCTTTAATGAATTTCTTGCTGGCATTAATAGCGAATTCGATTTGGTTTCATCAGTATATGATGTTAATTTACTGCGAGCTTACAGCCTGACTGCGACTGAATTAGACCTAACTCCGTTAAAAATTTCCGTCCCGATTCAAAATCCGTTAAGTAATAAGAAGCGCTTATCATTAGATGACTTAAAATGA